A stretch of Spirosoma oryzicola DNA encodes these proteins:
- a CDS encoding carboxymuconolactone decarboxylase family protein — MTTTQNETVTSLLGLVGLEPSGEHPVLEAVAQTDHRYLRDLKINVGNVLNSSQTLTKKESRLLALSIAVNEKYQPLIDSLTAAAKQEGASDNEISETIACTSLLSTNNVFYRFRHFVGKDYYQQTQPGIRMSIMMNPVLGKEFFELMSLAVSAVNGCELCVKSHEESVLKHGATEARVFDAVRLAAVIKGLITTL; from the coding sequence ATGACAACTACACAAAACGAAACGGTGACCTCGTTGCTCGGTTTGGTCGGTCTGGAACCGTCGGGCGAGCATCCGGTGCTGGAAGCCGTAGCCCAGACAGATCACCGTTACCTGCGCGACCTGAAAATTAATGTTGGCAACGTGTTGAACAGTAGCCAGACGTTGACCAAGAAAGAATCGCGGTTACTGGCGCTGTCAATAGCCGTAAACGAAAAATACCAACCGCTGATCGATTCATTAACAGCGGCTGCTAAGCAGGAGGGTGCTTCTGACAACGAAATCTCCGAGACGATTGCCTGCACATCGTTGCTGAGTACCAATAACGTGTTTTACCGTTTTCGGCACTTTGTGGGCAAAGATTATTACCAGCAGACCCAGCCTGGCATTCGCATGAGCATCATGATGAATCCGGTACTAGGTAAGGAATTCTTTGAACTAATGAGTCTGGCGGTATCGGCCGTTAATGGCTGTGAACTGTGCGTGAAGTCGCACGAAGAAAGTGTGCTAAAGCACGGCGCTACAGAGGCACGTGTTTTTGACGCTGTCCGGCTGGCTGCGGTGATCAAAGGGTTGATCACGACATTGTAA
- a CDS encoding OmpA family protein, with the protein MRRTYSILFASFLVFANSPFIVSWGQSRTQSATAPLSLSIQGTIIDAATQKPVAGANIEVKNQAGTVSDRQRVSTDGAYKLVLRSRQAFVISANANGYDPFLQELAPTSTSTEIISGKKIALYRTGTKPSNDKGSSVATAVSSQASRPAGATTTSSSLPTVDLPTAVAVANRPSAVNMPPPNERLAPPKTLDAKVIYTPPPLIAAPTGKVTQLNAIQFVQSKAELLPEAQPFMEQLLAFLRDKPTVEIELSGHTDNQGDFDKNLQLSKERVEVVKDFLVKNGIAANRITTRGYGPTRPIASNNSEATRKLNRRVEMIVTKQ; encoded by the coding sequence ATGAGACGAACCTATTCAATACTTTTTGCCAGTTTTCTGGTTTTCGCTAATTCGCCGTTTATCGTCAGTTGGGGCCAGTCGAGAACCCAGTCTGCTACAGCGCCCCTTTCTCTATCAATCCAGGGAACCATTATTGATGCAGCAACCCAAAAGCCTGTTGCAGGAGCCAATATTGAAGTAAAGAATCAGGCTGGCACGGTTAGCGACAGGCAGCGAGTAAGCACCGATGGAGCTTATAAATTAGTTCTCCGTTCAAGGCAGGCTTTTGTAATTTCAGCTAATGCCAATGGCTACGACCCTTTCTTGCAAGAGCTTGCTCCTACCTCAACTTCGACCGAAATTATCTCAGGAAAGAAAATTGCGCTGTATCGCACGGGCACAAAGCCATCGAATGACAAGGGCAGCTCGGTAGCAACCGCAGTGTCGTCTCAGGCATCCCGGCCAGCGGGTGCAACAACGACCTCATCGTCGTTGCCTACAGTTGACCTACCGACCGCAGTGGCTGTTGCAAACCGCCCATCAGCCGTCAACATGCCGCCACCAAACGAACGGCTGGCTCCGCCCAAAACACTCGACGCGAAGGTCATTTATACACCGCCACCACTCATTGCGGCCCCAACCGGCAAAGTGACGCAACTAAATGCGATCCAGTTTGTCCAAAGCAAGGCGGAATTGTTACCGGAAGCCCAGCCTTTTATGGAACAACTGTTAGCCTTTCTGCGCGACAAACCGACGGTAGAGATTGAGCTATCGGGTCATACGGACAACCAGGGGGATTTCGACAAAAACCTGCAACTCTCGAAGGAGCGTGTCGAAGTAGTAAAAGACTTCTTAGTCAAAAATGGCATTGCTGCCAACCGCATCACAACACGCGGTTATGGTCCTACCCGCCCCATTGCCAGCAACAATTCAGAAGCTACGCGGAAACTCAATCGTCGGGTTGAGATGATCGTGACGAAGCAGTAA
- a CDS encoding CBS domain-containing protein, with translation MLAAELIDPMLPALKPTDSVGQALDWMQEHRIGQLVLTDQGDYRGVVSEELLMDVPDSDQPLSSVMRLFEQIYVNEDQHLYEIMGLIIQNRMEVVAVVNEGREFAGTISANELLKQFAQELGVQEPGAILILTLHERDYSMAEVSRLVESNNVKIISSYFSSAAYGMPDRSRLTLKLNRRDITPVISTLERFGYHIEAAFANAPVESIDQERLDSLLRFLNT, from the coding sequence ATGCTGGCTGCCGAACTCATAGACCCGATGCTTCCAGCGCTCAAGCCGACTGACTCGGTTGGGCAGGCGCTGGATTGGATGCAGGAGCACCGCATCGGGCAACTCGTACTGACTGATCAGGGTGATTACCGAGGTGTGGTTAGTGAAGAATTACTGATGGATGTGCCCGACAGCGATCAACCGCTGAGCAGCGTGATGCGCTTGTTTGAGCAGATCTACGTCAATGAAGATCAGCACCTGTATGAAATTATGGGACTGATTATTCAAAATCGTATGGAGGTCGTGGCGGTTGTGAACGAAGGGCGGGAGTTTGCAGGGACGATCTCTGCCAACGAACTGCTGAAACAGTTTGCCCAGGAACTCGGTGTTCAGGAACCGGGGGCAATCCTGATTCTGACGCTTCATGAGCGCGACTACTCAATGGCCGAAGTGAGTCGGCTAGTCGAGTCGAATAACGTTAAAATTATCAGTAGCTATTTTTCCAGTGCTGCCTACGGTATGCCGGATCGTTCTCGTCTGACGCTCAAGCTCAATCGGCGCGATATTACCCCGGTTATATCGACGCTGGAGCGCTTTGGTTACCATATCGAAGCAGCCTTTGCCAACGCTCCGGTCGAAAGCATCGATCAGGAGCGACTCGATTCGTTACTCCGTTTTCTTAATACTTAG
- a CDS encoding NAD(P)/FAD-dependent oxidoreductase encodes MPTNSPNQSVNPVSSSNPSSTSTDYPVLIVGAGVAGLTCAVYLKQAGIQALLVEATDGIGGRVRTDRVDGFQLDRGFQIFLTAYPEAQRLLNYSDLNLQTFRSGALIHDQDEWIKLLNPFKEPLSTFQTLASSVGTVSDKLLIVELIRRTQSLSVGELFQQTPTTTLAFLRSMGFSNQIIERFFRPFFGGVFLEDALTTSSNFFEFCFRMFFTGDAAVPAKGIGAIARQLANRLAPDQIRLNSPVLRIDGNSVQLTNGDTLNAETVVLAVDAAQAASLLGRPAPTEQAFNHTTCTYFATDSELPAVAKQKLLLLNPQRSSTVHNVAIISDVAPDYAPAGQTLVSVSTQGLATINATALTERIRQELTGWFDNTVTNWRHLRTYHIPQALPAYPPGRAGTESIHELLRLADNVYQCGDHTAYPSLNGAMQTGRLVAEMIRKQ; translated from the coding sequence ATGCCTACGAATTCGCCCAATCAGTCGGTCAACCCAGTTTCTTCGTCCAACCCGTCTTCAACGTCAACGGACTATCCAGTACTCATTGTCGGTGCGGGCGTAGCGGGTTTAACCTGCGCCGTTTATCTGAAGCAGGCGGGTATTCAGGCGTTACTTGTTGAAGCAACCGACGGCATAGGCGGGCGTGTGAGAACGGATCGTGTGGACGGATTTCAGCTTGATCGGGGTTTTCAGATTTTTCTGACGGCGTATCCCGAAGCCCAGCGTCTCCTGAATTATTCGGACCTGAATTTACAAACGTTTCGGTCAGGGGCGCTCATCCACGACCAGGACGAATGGATCAAACTTCTTAACCCGTTTAAAGAACCTTTATCGACGTTTCAAACACTGGCCTCGTCGGTGGGTACGGTTAGCGATAAGCTGCTTATTGTCGAGTTGATTCGACGCACGCAAAGCCTGTCCGTTGGCGAGTTGTTTCAGCAAACGCCCACGACCACGCTGGCCTTTTTGCGCAGCATGGGCTTTTCAAACCAAATCATCGAGCGTTTTTTCCGGCCATTTTTTGGGGGCGTTTTTCTGGAAGACGCGCTTACCACTTCGAGCAATTTCTTTGAATTTTGTTTCCGTATGTTTTTTACGGGCGATGCCGCCGTACCCGCAAAAGGGATTGGTGCGATTGCCCGCCAGCTAGCAAACCGATTAGCTCCGGATCAGATCAGGCTCAACAGTCCCGTGTTACGAATTGATGGTAACTCGGTGCAGTTGACCAATGGTGACACCCTCAACGCAGAAACGGTCGTTTTGGCGGTCGATGCGGCTCAGGCGGCTTCTTTACTGGGCCGCCCCGCACCAACCGAGCAAGCCTTCAATCATACGACTTGTACATACTTCGCCACCGATTCGGAATTGCCCGCTGTAGCGAAACAAAAATTGCTGTTGTTGAACCCGCAGCGTAGTTCAACGGTACATAATGTGGCTATTATAAGCGACGTTGCACCTGATTACGCGCCAGCCGGTCAAACACTTGTCTCGGTTAGCACGCAGGGGCTGGCAACGATTAATGCAACAGCATTGACCGAACGGATTCGACAGGAGCTAACTGGTTGGTTCGATAACACGGTAACGAATTGGCGTCATCTACGCACCTACCACATTCCCCAGGCGCTACCGGCTTACCCACCCGGCCGGGCGGGTACCGAGTCGATTCACGAGCTGCTGCGGTTAGCCGATAATGTATACCAATGTGGCGACCATACGGCCTATCCTTCCCTGAACGGAGCCATGCAGACGGGCCGACTCGTTGCCGAAATGATTCGAAAACAGTAG
- a CDS encoding flavin-containing monooxygenase, whose amino-acid sequence MKADFDVAIIGAGFAGLAAAIRLKERGNTSFVVFERAGQVGGTWRDNTYPGCACDVPSHLYSLSFAPNPAWSRTYSTQPEILAYLTDVVERYALDAHIRYRTEINRTEFSPATGLWTLTDSLGHSLTARVVVAAVGPLNYPSIPKLNGLKSFAGNVFHSANWDAGYDLTNKRVAVVGTGASAIQFIPKIAPQVQQLTVFQRTAPYVTPRLDRAISSFEHRLFRRLPIAQKAYRSLIYWLNELRGMSFLGNETFNRIGTKQALKHLKKSIRDPELRRKVTPDYKLGCKRVLISDDYYPALTRPNVEVVTDGIAEVKPNTIVDTNGKERPVDTIIFGTGFVVAGMISRTNILGRYGQNLFEQWLSQGAQAHYGLTISGYPNLLFLVGPNTGLGHTSIIHMIESQVNYVLDYLNLLDKAGEGAFLDVKPEAQQRYNNLIQQKMADTVWASGCKSWYMDSQGRNTTIWPALTVTYRKATRRVNPDDYEVVHSKQPVVA is encoded by the coding sequence ATGAAAGCAGATTTTGACGTAGCCATCATCGGTGCCGGATTTGCCGGACTCGCTGCGGCTATCCGTCTGAAAGAACGCGGCAACACGTCTTTCGTCGTTTTTGAGCGGGCCGGTCAGGTGGGAGGCACCTGGCGGGATAATACGTATCCGGGCTGCGCCTGTGATGTTCCCTCCCACCTTTATTCGTTATCGTTTGCGCCAAATCCGGCTTGGTCACGCACTTATTCTACCCAACCCGAGATACTGGCTTACCTGACCGATGTGGTTGAGCGTTACGCACTTGACGCCCACATCCGGTATAGAACAGAAATCAACCGCACCGAATTTTCACCGGCTACGGGCCTCTGGACGCTTACTGACAGCCTGGGTCATTCGCTTACCGCCCGCGTTGTTGTAGCCGCTGTCGGCCCACTTAACTATCCATCCATTCCGAAACTGAACGGCTTAAAATCATTTGCTGGCAACGTCTTTCACTCGGCAAACTGGGATGCGGGCTATGACCTCACCAACAAACGGGTCGCCGTCGTCGGTACAGGAGCAAGCGCCATTCAATTCATTCCTAAAATAGCCCCTCAGGTACAGCAACTCACGGTCTTTCAGCGTACGGCTCCTTACGTGACACCCCGGCTCGACCGGGCCATATCGTCGTTTGAACATCGTCTTTTTCGGCGGTTGCCGATTGCGCAGAAAGCGTATCGTTCGCTTATCTACTGGCTTAACGAACTGCGGGGTATGTCTTTTCTGGGCAATGAGACGTTCAACCGGATTGGTACGAAACAGGCACTCAAACACCTTAAGAAATCGATTCGAGACCCGGAGCTTCGGCGTAAAGTAACTCCCGATTACAAACTGGGCTGCAAACGCGTTCTGATCTCTGACGATTATTACCCAGCCCTTACCCGCCCGAATGTAGAGGTTGTAACGGATGGTATTGCCGAAGTCAAACCCAACACCATCGTTGATACCAACGGCAAAGAACGACCGGTCGATACGATTATTTTTGGGACGGGATTCGTGGTTGCCGGTATGATCAGCCGCACGAATATTCTTGGACGCTACGGGCAAAATCTCTTCGAACAATGGTTATCGCAGGGCGCGCAGGCACACTATGGTCTTACGATTTCCGGCTATCCCAATTTACTATTCCTGGTCGGGCCGAACACCGGATTAGGTCATACATCGATCATTCACATGATCGAGTCGCAGGTCAATTATGTGCTCGACTACTTGAATCTGCTCGACAAAGCGGGCGAAGGTGCTTTTCTGGACGTTAAGCCAGAAGCGCAGCAACGCTACAATAACCTGATTCAGCAAAAAATGGCTGATACGGTCTGGGCATCGGGCTGTAAAAGTTGGTATATGGATTCGCAGGGGAGAAATACGACAATCTGGCCAGCGCTGACCGTGACGTATCGCAAGGCGACCCGGCGCGTTAACCCGGACGATTACGAGGTGGTCCATAGTAAACAGCCAGTCGTGGCCTAA
- a CDS encoding anthranilate synthase component II: MNLLIVDNFDSFTYMLVDYLQQAGAVCHVVRNDESMNRLTRRSVDGVVLSPGPGTPQQAGRLMEVIAYYHQQLPMLGVCLGHQAIGEFFGATVVPADRPMHGKVSAIRVQAQDHLFQNVPRRFNVTRYHSLLLRDLPDSLVCTAVTEQEEVMALRHQTLPVWGVQFHPEAALTEFGVSILSNWVNFLRFSTTKREIPAAVGVLH, translated from the coding sequence ATGAATCTGTTAATAGTCGATAACTTCGATTCGTTCACGTACATGCTGGTAGACTACCTGCAACAGGCTGGGGCCGTTTGTCATGTGGTGCGGAATGACGAGTCGATGAACAGACTAACCAGACGGTCGGTTGACGGCGTGGTGTTGTCACCCGGTCCAGGTACACCCCAGCAGGCGGGTCGGTTGATGGAGGTAATTGCTTATTATCACCAGCAGCTACCGATGCTCGGTGTTTGTCTTGGGCATCAGGCCATCGGCGAATTTTTCGGGGCTACAGTCGTTCCAGCGGATCGACCGATGCACGGGAAAGTGTCAGCCATTCGGGTGCAGGCGCAGGATCATTTGTTTCAAAATGTTCCCCGGCGCTTCAACGTTACGCGGTATCATTCGTTGCTGCTCCGCGACTTGCCCGACAGCCTTGTCTGCACGGCGGTTACGGAACAGGAGGAGGTAATGGCGTTACGGCATCAGACATTGCCCGTGTGGGGTGTTCAATTTCATCCGGAAGCGGCTTTAACAGAATTCGGTGTATCTATTTTGTCGAATTGGGTTAATTTTTTAAGATTTAGTACAACAAAGCGGGAAATCCCGGCTGCGGTCGGGGTACTGCACTAA
- a CDS encoding hydrogen peroxide-inducible genes activator, translating into MTISQLEYIVAVDTHRHFATAADSCHVTQPTLSMQIQKLEDELGILVFDRSKQPVVPTEAGQAVLAQAREVLRAARRIPEIVSESKNDFQGELKIGIIPTLAPYLLPYFIGEFIDKYPAVSVQIQELVTEQIIERLRNGLIDVGLVVTPLAENGITEVTLFKEPFVVYAADSHPLSRKQDVDLDDLQTAGLWLLTEGHCFRNQVMNICGADRKANGSALRYETGSLETLIKLIDKQDGFTLLPYLATFDMDETRRARTRPFTAPQPVREVSLVVHRSFLKRKLINALKQEILDHLPKQLLEESAGEQVVSVSQKDAR; encoded by the coding sequence ATGACGATCTCTCAACTTGAGTATATTGTAGCTGTTGATACGCATCGGCACTTTGCAACAGCCGCCGATAGTTGCCACGTAACCCAGCCGACGCTAAGCATGCAAATTCAAAAACTGGAAGACGAACTAGGCATCCTTGTTTTTGATCGCTCAAAGCAGCCCGTTGTGCCAACCGAAGCCGGGCAAGCGGTTCTGGCCCAGGCGCGCGAAGTACTCCGGGCGGCTCGTCGAATCCCCGAGATCGTCAGTGAGTCGAAGAATGATTTTCAGGGCGAATTGAAAATTGGCATTATTCCAACCCTGGCTCCTTATCTGTTACCTTATTTCATCGGTGAATTTATCGACAAGTACCCCGCTGTCTCGGTGCAGATTCAGGAGCTGGTGACGGAACAGATCATTGAGCGCCTTCGTAACGGGTTGATCGATGTGGGCTTGGTAGTGACGCCACTCGCGGAAAATGGTATCACCGAAGTTACGTTGTTCAAAGAGCCGTTTGTGGTTTACGCAGCCGATTCGCATCCGCTTTCCCGCAAACAAGACGTTGATCTGGACGATCTTCAGACGGCGGGCCTTTGGCTGCTGACGGAAGGACACTGTTTTCGAAACCAGGTGATGAACATTTGTGGAGCCGACCGCAAAGCCAACGGTTCGGCACTGCGTTATGAAACGGGTTCGCTCGAAACACTCATCAAATTAATTGATAAACAGGATGGTTTTACGTTGTTGCCGTATCTGGCAACCTTCGATATGGATGAAACCCGTCGGGCCAGAACCCGGCCTTTCACGGCCCCTCAACCCGTGCGGGAGGTAAGCCTTGTTGTGCACCGTAGCTTTCTGAAACGGAAGTTGATAAACGCCCTCAAACAGGAAATTCTGGATCACTTACCAAAACAATTACTTGAAGAAAGCGCTGGAGAGCAGGTCGTCAGCGTTTCTCAGAAAGATGCACGCTAG
- a CDS encoding NAD kinase, whose product MKIAIHGRNFPEKARPYIQSMFDELAKRQVEVVLSEVYREFLDGAAVAHNSEAVYQTEQGIADADFIFSLGGDGTLLDAVTHVGPQQIPIVGINIGRLGFLATVAPPSIRLMIDALFNEQYSIDERSLVGVRSNPDIFGNLPFGLNDFTITRTQTSSMITVHTYLDGEFLNSYWADGIIVSTPSGSTGYSLSCGGPVLLPQTNNFIITPISPHNLNVRPMIVMDSCQLAFEVESRSGNFLAALDSRSFTVDVSARISVQKEAFKARLVKLSDDNFLNTLRSKLNWGWDIRN is encoded by the coding sequence ATGAAAATTGCCATTCACGGACGCAACTTTCCCGAGAAAGCTCGGCCCTATATTCAGTCCATGTTCGATGAGCTGGCCAAACGTCAGGTCGAAGTTGTTCTCTCCGAAGTATACCGCGAATTTTTAGACGGTGCCGCTGTAGCACATAACAGTGAAGCCGTCTACCAGACCGAGCAAGGTATTGCTGATGCTGACTTTATTTTTAGCCTGGGAGGGGATGGAACGTTGCTGGACGCAGTCACGCACGTAGGGCCTCAGCAAATCCCAATCGTTGGTATCAATATTGGTCGACTTGGCTTTCTCGCAACGGTAGCCCCGCCTTCCATCCGCTTAATGATCGATGCGCTCTTCAACGAGCAATACAGCATTGATGAGCGTTCTTTAGTCGGTGTTCGGTCGAATCCGGACATCTTCGGAAATCTTCCGTTTGGGCTCAACGATTTTACAATCACACGCACACAAACCTCGTCCATGATAACGGTTCATACCTATCTGGACGGTGAGTTTCTGAACTCCTACTGGGCCGATGGTATCATTGTGTCCACGCCTTCTGGCTCCACGGGTTATTCGCTCAGTTGTGGAGGGCCGGTTCTGCTGCCCCAAACCAACAATTTCATCATTACGCCGATCAGTCCGCACAATCTCAATGTCCGACCGATGATTGTGATGGATAGCTGTCAGCTTGCCTTTGAGGTCGAAAGCCGGAGCGGTAATTTCCTGGCAGCTCTGGATTCCCGTTCGTTTACCGTTGATGTATCGGCCCGAATCAGCGTGCAGAAAGAAGCCTTCAAAGCGCGTTTGGTCAAGCTCAGTGATGATAATTTCCTCAATACGCTCCGCAGCAAATTAAATTGGGGCTGGGATATCAGAAATTAG
- the hemH gene encoding ferrochelatase: protein MEAPVVQSPTARVKAPGKTGVLLVNLGTPDSPSVPDVRKYLREFLMDGRVIDIPYIQRFFLINGIIAPFRAPKSAKVYKELWTETGSPLKYYGHVVERELQKELGSEYVVKLAMRYQNPSIKAGLDEFQQQGLTEIIVIPFFPQYASASTGSVYELVMDNVKNWQVIPAVRFINRFLEHPKFIEGFVRLGRKYMDAYDYDHIIFSYHGLPERQITKGDVTHSVCQFGSCCESFHAMNQHCYRAQCFETTRLLVRELGIPEGKYTTSFQSRLGRTPWIKPYTDDVIRELGAKGVQSVLAFSPSFVADCLETTIEIGVEYKELFEESGGKHWQLVESLNDSPLWIETLVDLVKTA, encoded by the coding sequence ATGGAAGCACCTGTTGTACAGTCACCCACTGCTAGGGTAAAAGCACCCGGCAAAACGGGCGTTCTACTCGTTAATCTCGGTACTCCCGATTCTCCGTCGGTGCCCGATGTACGCAAATACCTACGCGAATTTCTGATGGATGGTCGCGTAATCGATATTCCTTACATCCAGCGATTTTTCCTGATCAATGGCATTATTGCGCCATTTCGCGCTCCCAAGTCGGCCAAAGTTTACAAGGAACTGTGGACTGAAACGGGTTCTCCCCTGAAATACTACGGGCACGTTGTCGAACGGGAATTGCAAAAGGAACTTGGCAGCGAGTATGTTGTAAAACTGGCCATGCGCTACCAGAATCCCAGCATCAAAGCGGGTCTGGATGAGTTTCAGCAGCAGGGCTTAACGGAGATTATCGTCATTCCTTTCTTTCCGCAATATGCGTCGGCGTCTACCGGATCTGTTTACGAACTGGTGATGGACAACGTAAAGAACTGGCAGGTTATTCCGGCGGTTCGTTTCATCAACCGGTTTCTGGAACATCCAAAATTTATTGAGGGCTTTGTACGATTAGGCCGTAAGTACATGGATGCTTACGATTATGATCACATTATATTCAGCTACCACGGCTTACCTGAACGTCAGATTACCAAGGGCGATGTAACGCACTCCGTCTGCCAGTTCGGTAGTTGCTGCGAATCGTTTCACGCCATGAATCAGCACTGTTACCGCGCGCAATGTTTTGAAACGACCCGCCTGCTCGTGCGGGAGCTTGGTATTCCGGAAGGAAAATACACGACCTCGTTTCAGTCGCGCCTGGGCCGTACGCCCTGGATTAAGCCGTATACCGATGATGTTATTCGCGAACTGGGGGCCAAAGGTGTTCAGAGCGTTCTGGCTTTCTCCCCTTCTTTCGTAGCCGACTGTCTGGAAACTACCATTGAAATTGGCGTTGAGTACAAAGAGCTGTTCGAAGAGTCAGGTGGCAAGCACTGGCAGTTGGTGGAAAGCCTCAATGATAGCCCGTTGTGGATCGAAACACTAGTCGATTTAGTTAAAACAGCCTAA
- a CDS encoding peroxiredoxin: MKNQIVSVGSEFPEFKKLAVVSLDKDKEFYEISSEDHKNAGQWLVMFWWPKDFTFVCPTEIAEFNSKFEDFQDRDTMVIGASTDSEFVHLAWRKNHDDLRGLKFPMLADTSKSLAEELGILEANEKVAYRVTYIVDPQGIVRWVNVNDLSVGRNVNEVIRVLDALQTDELCPCNWQKGEATLTA; encoded by the coding sequence ATGAAAAATCAAATTGTTTCTGTTGGCTCAGAGTTCCCAGAATTCAAAAAACTGGCTGTGGTGTCGCTTGACAAAGACAAAGAGTTCTACGAAATCTCGTCTGAAGATCATAAAAATGCCGGTCAGTGGTTGGTTATGTTCTGGTGGCCTAAAGACTTCACGTTCGTGTGCCCAACTGAAATCGCTGAGTTCAATAGCAAATTCGAAGATTTTCAGGATCGGGATACGATGGTCATTGGCGCATCGACCGACAGCGAATTTGTTCACCTGGCATGGCGTAAAAACCACGACGATCTGCGTGGACTGAAATTCCCAATGCTGGCCGATACGTCGAAGTCACTGGCTGAAGAACTGGGTATTCTTGAAGCAAATGAAAAAGTTGCTTACCGCGTAACGTACATCGTCGATCCACAGGGTATCGTTCGTTGGGTTAACGTAAACGACCTTTCGGTTGGCCGTAACGTAAACGAAGTAATCCGCGTACTGGACGCGTTGCAAACCGACGAACTGTGTCCTTGCAACTGGCAGAAAGGCGAAGCTACGCTGACAGCTTAA
- a CDS encoding alpha/beta fold hydrolase, which yields MSYQIREEAGFRYVDEGQGEVLLLLHGLFGALSNWDGVISGFSNRYRVVIPLMPIYEMPLRQASLEGLVAFIEKFVDHKQLTDLTLLGNSLGGHLALLYSFKHPDHVQRLVLTGSSGLFENGMGGSFPKRGSYDYIAERVAYTFYDPKVASKELIDEVFEITSSIPKCMSIVGIAKSAQRNNVAKDLYKIKVPTLLVWGLNDTITPAEVGYEFNRLIADSELHFIDRCCHAPMMEHPYRFNELLDDWLERHPIFSEHLSVGSLS from the coding sequence ATGAGCTATCAGATTCGGGAAGAAGCAGGTTTTCGATACGTAGACGAAGGTCAGGGAGAAGTATTACTGTTGTTACACGGTCTCTTTGGGGCCTTGAGTAACTGGGATGGCGTCATTAGTGGTTTTTCGAACCGATATCGGGTGGTGATACCGTTGATGCCTATTTACGAAATGCCCTTGCGTCAGGCCAGTTTAGAGGGCCTCGTGGCATTCATCGAAAAATTCGTTGACCATAAGCAACTCACTGATCTTACCTTACTGGGCAATTCGCTCGGTGGTCACCTGGCTTTGTTGTATAGCTTCAAGCATCCCGACCATGTACAGCGGCTGGTACTTACAGGCAGCTCGGGCCTGTTTGAAAACGGGATGGGCGGTTCGTTTCCCAAGCGGGGTAGCTACGACTACATTGCCGAACGGGTAGCGTACACCTTCTACGACCCGAAGGTAGCGTCGAAAGAACTGATCGATGAGGTATTCGAGATTACCAGCAGTATTCCAAAGTGCATGAGTATTGTTGGTATTGCGAAATCGGCTCAGCGCAACAACGTGGCTAAAGATTTGTATAAAATAAAAGTGCCGACTTTACTGGTTTGGGGGTTGAACGACACCATTACACCGGCTGAAGTAGGGTATGAATTCAACCGCCTGATCGCTGACTCGGAATTGCATTTTATCGACCGATGCTGCCACGCGCCGATGATGGAACATCCATACCGATTCAACGAACTGCTGGACGATTGGCTCGAAAGACACCCGATCTTTAGCGAGCATCTGTCGGTTGGTAGTTTATCGTAG